A window of the Nitrososphaerota archaeon genome harbors these coding sequences:
- a CDS encoding ABC transporter permease gives MVSMRRTLADLSVFGKGYIRSKVGVFFTLIFPVILILLFGAIFSGSGGSTTVYVQNQDSGPVGSGFISALNSTSTLHLVSVPTGQNFTQYLSSHSDSDGIVIPSGFSADYIANKPVNVTIYGNPASSTSAVVSGITREFVNAFNLHGATGVHLIGVTARSATSSSYKYIDFLVPGLIGFSVLTSPMFALVNISSEYKKDKIFKALSLTPLTKTEWLISKVIWYVLMTLISFVLMVGTGVFLFGAHITLSLGILPFLLVGPLLFVSLGMLVGTSSTTPESAAVVGNLVTFPMMFLSGTFFPVSGMPAYLQSIAHVLPLYYVIEGFTNVMIYGNYGAALVDLGVLAVLSVIIFALAVRFFKWRED, from the coding sequence ATGGTTAGCATGAGGAGGACCCTGGCTGACCTTTCGGTCTTCGGAAAGGGATACATCCGCAGCAAGGTGGGAGTATTCTTCACCCTGATCTTCCCGGTGATACTTATCCTGCTCTTCGGGGCGATCTTTTCGGGGAGCGGCGGCTCGACCACGGTGTATGTTCAGAACCAGGACTCGGGACCGGTGGGGTCGGGGTTCATCTCCGCCCTGAACAGCACCTCTACACTGCATCTTGTCTCTGTGCCGACTGGCCAGAACTTCACCCAGTACCTCTCGTCCCACTCCGATTCTGACGGGATTGTGATTCCCTCGGGGTTCAGCGCGGACTACATCGCCAACAAACCGGTCAACGTGACCATCTATGGAAACCCCGCCTCGTCGACGAGCGCGGTGGTGTCAGGGATAACCAGGGAGTTCGTGAACGCCTTCAACCTCCACGGGGCGACCGGGGTCCACCTCATAGGAGTCACCGCCAGGTCCGCGACCTCCTCGTCCTACAAGTACATCGACTTCCTGGTTCCGGGGCTGATAGGGTTCTCGGTGCTGACGAGCCCGATGTTCGCCCTGGTCAACATAAGCTCGGAGTACAAGAAGGACAAGATCTTCAAGGCCCTTTCGCTGACGCCGCTGACCAAGACGGAATGGCTGATCTCGAAGGTGATCTGGTATGTCCTCATGACTCTGATTTCGTTCGTCCTGATGGTAGGCACCGGGGTCTTCCTCTTCGGGGCCCACATCACGCTCTCGCTGGGGATTCTGCCGTTCCTGCTCGTGGGGCCCCTTCTCTTCGTGTCCCTGGGGATGTTGGTCGGGACGTCCTCCACCACCCCTGAATCGGCGGCGGTGGTCGGCAACCTGGTGACCTTCCCCATGATGTTCCTCTCAGGGACGTTCTTCCCGGTCTCAGGGATGCCTGCGTACCTGCAGAGCATCGCCCATGTGCTCCCGCTCTACTACGTCATCGAGGGGTTCACGAATGTCATGATCTACGGGAACTACGGGGCGGCCCTGGTCGACCTCGGGGTCCTCGCGGTGCTGTCGGTCATCATATTCGCCCTGGCCGTGCGGTTCTTCAAGTGGCGGGAAGACTAA
- a CDS encoding ABC transporter ATP-binding protein — MTSAIAVDSLSKSYGNLHAVDGISFNVEQGEVFSMLGPNGAGKTTTIEILEGLRQRDAGQVSVLGLDPWAKGYDLHKKIGVIPQGFKFFDYPTPREAIRYYAALFGVKVDADEILKQVILEDAGNVYFMHLSGGQKQKMGMALSLVNDPELVFLDEPTTGLDPAARRAVWEVIRNLRKEGRGVLLTTHYLEEAEELADRVAIMDHGKIITHGTVDEIISKHGSGERLTVRAGKEMADYLRQNTKLNVEYTSGKVSVKLGQKNDALLALGSMSESGIPYSEMTTKRDSLEDIFLRMVGEPMGDKANDAVEARING, encoded by the coding sequence TTGACGAGCGCCATAGCTGTCGATTCACTCTCGAAGTCCTATGGGAACCTTCACGCCGTCGACGGCATCTCCTTCAACGTCGAACAGGGAGAAGTCTTTTCGATGCTCGGACCGAACGGGGCGGGCAAGACCACGACCATAGAGATCCTCGAAGGCCTCAGACAGAGGGACGCCGGACAGGTGAGCGTGCTGGGGCTCGACCCCTGGGCGAAGGGGTACGACCTCCACAAGAAGATCGGAGTGATTCCACAGGGTTTCAAGTTCTTCGACTATCCGACCCCCAGGGAAGCCATCAGGTACTACGCGGCGCTCTTCGGAGTGAAGGTGGACGCAGACGAGATACTGAAACAGGTGATACTCGAGGACGCCGGGAACGTCTACTTCATGCACCTCTCGGGGGGCCAGAAGCAGAAGATGGGGATGGCACTGTCGCTTGTCAACGACCCGGAGCTGGTCTTCCTGGACGAGCCGACCACGGGCCTGGACCCGGCGGCGAGGAGGGCGGTCTGGGAGGTCATACGGAACCTCAGGAAGGAGGGGAGGGGGGTCTTGCTGACCACCCACTACCTGGAAGAGGCGGAGGAGCTTGCTGACAGGGTCGCGATAATGGACCACGGGAAGATTATCACCCACGGCACCGTGGACGAGATAATCTCGAAGCACGGCTCGGGGGAGAGGCTGACGGTGCGCGCGGGGAAGGAGATGGCCGACTACCTGAGGCAGAACACGAAACTCAACGTGGAGTACACCTCAGGGAAGGTGTCGGTCAAGCTGGGCCAGAAGAACGACGCGCTCCTCGCCCTCGGCTCGATGTCCGAGTCGGGGATTCCATACTCTGAGATGACGACCAAGAGGGACAGCCTGGAGGACATTTTCCTCAGGATGGTGGGCGAACCGATGGGGGACAAGGCGAACGACGCAGTGGAGGCGAGAATCAATGGTTAG
- a CDS encoding TATA-box-binding protein, which produces MPQTKAIVSIENVVASASIDQRVDLNLITKKFVDVEYHPDQFPGLVFRLKDPKTATLIFSSGKMVCTGAKSEQQARKAVHEVVRRLKKQGIPIKNEAKIQIQNMVASVNLGGKIHLEEAARTLPGSMYEPEQFPGLIHRMPDPKTVILLFSSGKLVCTGAKREGDVYRAVNNLHVMLEEKGLMIY; this is translated from the coding sequence ATGCCCCAGACGAAGGCGATAGTGAGCATCGAGAACGTCGTTGCTTCTGCCTCAATAGATCAGAGGGTCGACCTCAACCTGATAACCAAGAAATTTGTCGACGTAGAGTATCATCCCGACCAGTTCCCTGGACTCGTATTCCGGCTGAAGGACCCAAAGACGGCCACCCTGATTTTCAGCTCCGGGAAGATGGTCTGCACGGGTGCGAAATCGGAGCAGCAGGCAAGAAAGGCGGTGCATGAGGTCGTCAGGAGGTTGAAGAAGCAGGGCATTCCCATCAAGAACGAGGCAAAGATACAGATACAGAACATGGTGGCATCGGTGAACCTTGGAGGGAAGATTCACCTAGAGGAAGCGGCTAGAACGCTACCAGGCTCGATGTACGAGCCAGAACAGTTCCCCGGCCTGATCCACAGGATGCCTGACCCCAAGACAGTGATCCTTCTCTTCTCCTCCGGGAAGCTCGTCTGCACCGGAGCCAAGCGGGAGGGTGACGTTTACAGGGCAGTGAACAACCTGCACGTGATGCTTGAGGAAAAAGGGCTCATGATTTATTGA
- a CDS encoding NAD(P)H-dependent oxidoreductase: protein MSSQLFETKANQPVGGIHILGISGSARRGSFNTAILQAAKELVPPGVALEIFDVSGFPIYNQDLEAEMPAEVRLFKEKIKQSDAVLFSTPEFNYSISALLKNAIEWGNRPSDDNSWEGKPAAIISASDGPRGGARAQLHLRQIMVDLNMHPINSPQLYVARAQDKLDKDLKLIDEKTRETLRKLLEALVEWAGKV, encoded by the coding sequence TTGTCGAGCCAGCTCTTTGAAACCAAGGCCAACCAGCCGGTCGGCGGAATCCACATTCTTGGAATCTCTGGGAGTGCCCGCAGAGGCTCCTTCAACACTGCCATCCTGCAGGCCGCGAAGGAATTGGTTCCTCCGGGCGTCGCACTGGAGATCTTCGACGTTTCAGGCTTCCCGATCTACAACCAGGACCTGGAAGCGGAGATGCCGGCCGAAGTGAGGCTGTTCAAGGAGAAGATCAAACAGTCGGACGCGGTGCTCTTCTCAACCCCGGAGTTCAACTACTCCATCTCAGCACTGCTCAAGAACGCCATCGAGTGGGGGAACAGGCCCTCGGACGACAATTCCTGGGAAGGGAAGCCAGCGGCAATCATCAGCGCCTCCGACGGCCCCAGGGGAGGGGCCAGGGCCCAGCTCCACCTCAGGCAGATCATGGTGGACCTGAACATGCATCCGATCAACAGTCCTCAGCTCTACGTGGCGAGGGCCCAGGACAAGCTGGACAAGGACCTGAAGCTAATCGATGAGAAGACCCGGGAGACGCTGAGGAAGCTGCTCGAGGCTCTGGTCGAGTGGGCCGGAAAGGTCTGA
- a CDS encoding DUF1684 domain-containing protein produces the protein MNPEDVETWNRALLRFREQKDEQFRTDHDSPLGHEGQANFQGLKYFDTDPSFRFETSLRRDPLTRSVIMTTSKGTRQLFNDIGRFELSVGGQAVVLHAYQSAERQDQSIFIPFRDGTSGKESYGAARYLDLEVQHDDKYAVDFNYAYNPYCAYSDAYICPLPPAENWLKVPIPAGEKKYHD, from the coding sequence ATGAATCCAGAGGACGTTGAGACGTGGAACCGAGCCCTCCTTAGGTTCCGGGAACAGAAGGACGAGCAGTTCAGGACGGACCATGACTCGCCCCTGGGGCATGAGGGCCAGGCCAATTTCCAGGGCCTGAAGTACTTCGACACGGACCCCAGTTTCAGGTTCGAGACCTCGCTCCGTCGGGACCCCCTGACCCGGAGTGTGATCATGACCACCAGCAAGGGGACGAGGCAGCTGTTCAACGACATAGGCCGATTCGAGCTTTCCGTCGGCGGACAGGCGGTGGTGCTCCATGCTTACCAGTCGGCAGAAAGACAGGACCAGAGCATCTTCATCCCGTTCAGAGATGGCACCTCAGGGAAGGAGAGCTACGGAGCCGCCCGTTACCTAGACCTAGAGGTGCAGCATGACGACAAGTACGCCGTAGACTTCAACTACGCCTACAACCCCTACTGCGCCTACAGCGACGCATACATCTGCCCGCTGCCGCCGGCCGAGAACTGGCTCAAGGTCCCGATTCCAGCGGGCGAGAAGAAGTATCACGACTGA
- a CDS encoding DNA ligase, giving the protein MSGLAFVVHKHKATSLHYDLRLEIGSVMPSWSVPKGPTLDSKVRRLALPTGDHTLDYRHFEGVIPKGQVGGGPVMIWDEGTYNPELEVGKGLRKEVTGKEADEVARKSLKDGNLKFRLYGKKLKGSFALVRTNLLGGRESWLLIKHRDEFSKEGYDAKDDDFSAVSNRSLAEIAAQGSSL; this is encoded by the coding sequence TTGAGCGGCCTCGCCTTCGTCGTCCACAAGCACAAGGCCACCTCCCTCCACTACGACCTGAGGCTCGAGATCGGAAGTGTGATGCCCTCCTGGTCCGTCCCCAAGGGCCCCACCCTCGACAGCAAGGTCAGGAGGCTCGCCCTTCCGACAGGAGACCACACCTTGGATTACCGCCACTTCGAGGGGGTCATCCCCAAGGGCCAAGTGGGGGGAGGGCCCGTCATGATATGGGACGAGGGGACCTACAACCCCGAGCTCGAGGTTGGCAAGGGCCTCAGGAAGGAGGTGACGGGAAAGGAGGCCGACGAGGTCGCACGGAAGAGCCTCAAGGACGGGAATCTGAAGTTCCGGCTCTACGGGAAGAAGCTCAAGGGCTCGTTCGCGCTCGTCCGCACAAATCTACTTGGAGGGAGGGAGTCGTGGCTCCTGATCAAGCACAGGGACGAGTTCTCAAAGGAAGGCTACGACGCCAAAGACGATGACTTCTCGGCCGTCAGCAACCGCTCGCTCGCCGAGATCGCCGCCCAGGGCTCGAGCCTGTGA
- a CDS encoding VOC family protein encodes MDSVVHFELPAKDPKRASAFYNKAFGWQFNQWENMEYWMVGTTMSDQNGQPTSLGAINGGMGKKGGALQAPTVTIKVADIDATIMNVSKLGGKAVGKKNAVGDMGFTAYFKDTEGNVVGLWQDKAK; translated from the coding sequence ATGGATTCAGTAGTTCACTTCGAGCTACCTGCCAAGGACCCCAAGAGAGCGTCTGCTTTCTACAACAAGGCCTTCGGCTGGCAGTTCAACCAGTGGGAAAACATGGAGTACTGGATGGTCGGCACTACGATGTCAGACCAGAACGGTCAGCCCACCTCCCTAGGCGCCATCAACGGTGGCATGGGGAAGAAGGGCGGAGCACTCCAGGCACCAACGGTCACCATCAAGGTGGCCGACATCGACGCGACCATCATGAACGTGTCCAAGCTAGGCGGGAAGGCCGTCGGCAAGAAGAACGCAGTGGGAGACATGGGCTTCACCGCCTACTTCAAGGACACGGAAGGCAACGTCGTCGGTCTCTGGCAAGACAAGGCAAAGTAA
- a CDS encoding ABC transporter permease, with the protein MPSPKLNTSPLHGLWALTHRDLRKWYTNPYQLIISLIQPVIWMGLFGKALNFSSFITAGAPSGVNANAILLGFFGTTSYFSYLVCGMLVFIVLFSSTFAGMSVVWDRRFGFMNKALSTPVNRGAIVMGKILQSVIRSLIQAAVVLGIGIALGMDTSSLTVVGLAGTFVVIFLVAMGLSGLFVMLSLRSSNWQTQMAIINLLNLPLLFASNALFPVKIMPLWLQDVVRVNPVSYAIDGIRQLLIGATGSYALWLDFTVVLGFATFFSAVGIVMSWRLLSK; encoded by the coding sequence ATGCCGAGCCCCAAGCTCAACACGAGCCCGTTGCATGGGTTGTGGGCCCTGACCCATAGGGACCTGAGGAAGTGGTACACGAACCCGTACCAGCTGATAATCTCGCTCATCCAGCCGGTGATCTGGATGGGACTCTTCGGCAAGGCCCTGAACTTCAGCTCCTTCATCACGGCGGGGGCTCCGAGCGGGGTCAACGCCAACGCGATACTGCTGGGCTTCTTCGGGACCACCAGCTACTTCTCGTACCTGGTGTGCGGGATGCTCGTCTTCATCGTACTCTTCAGCTCCACCTTCGCAGGCATGTCGGTGGTTTGGGACAGGAGGTTCGGCTTCATGAACAAGGCGCTGAGCACCCCGGTTAACAGAGGGGCGATTGTGATGGGCAAAATCCTCCAGAGCGTGATAAGGTCGCTCATCCAGGCTGCGGTAGTCCTGGGGATTGGCATCGCCCTGGGAATGGATACGAGCAGCCTCACGGTGGTGGGGCTCGCCGGGACGTTCGTGGTCATATTCCTGGTCGCCATGGGCCTCTCCGGGCTCTTCGTCATGCTCTCGCTGAGGTCGAGTAACTGGCAGACGCAGATGGCGATAATCAACCTGCTCAACCTGCCTCTGCTCTTCGCGAGCAACGCCCTCTTCCCAGTGAAGATCATGCCGTTGTGGCTGCAGGACGTCGTGAGGGTCAACCCTGTGAGCTACGCCATCGATGGAATCCGGCAGCTGCTGATAGGAGCGACCGGATCCTATGCCCTCTGGCTCGACTTCACGGTAGTGCTGGGGTTCGCGACCTTCTTCTCCGCGGTGGGAATCGTGATGTCGTGGCGGTTGCTCAGCAAGTAG
- a CDS encoding ATP-binding cassette domain-containing protein: MVEVGKVIKVEGLTKSFGENVKAVDGVSFDVNEGEIYGFLGPNGAGKSTTINMLTTLIPPTSGTATVCGFDLHKDANEVRRSVGVVPQDYTADEDMTGYENILLCADLYGIPRSDSKRHAVELLQLVELQDAAKRKVSTFSGGMRRRLELACGLINYPRLLFLDEPTLGLDVQTRAAVWKYIRQLKKDYNMTLFVTTHYLEEADSLCDRIAIIDHGHIVKIGTPDELKAAVGGDVIVVGVRESEPDISSDIAKIGLVKSVRKTDNEYRIKAEAGEEASPQIIDVIRSKGLHVSKISLTRPSLDEAYLELTGRTLREEETNKWAMMNQRRTMRVSRS, encoded by the coding sequence ATGGTTGAGGTCGGGAAGGTCATCAAAGTCGAAGGCCTGACGAAGTCATTCGGGGAGAACGTCAAAGCCGTGGACGGGGTCAGCTTCGATGTGAATGAAGGAGAGATTTACGGGTTCCTGGGTCCGAACGGGGCAGGGAAGAGCACCACAATCAACATGCTTACGACTCTGATTCCTCCAACCTCGGGGACGGCAACGGTGTGCGGCTTCGACCTTCACAAGGACGCGAACGAGGTGCGAAGGAGCGTCGGGGTCGTGCCTCAGGATTACACTGCCGACGAGGACATGACAGGCTATGAGAACATACTGCTCTGTGCGGACCTCTACGGCATCCCCCGGAGCGATTCCAAGCGCCATGCGGTCGAGCTCCTCCAGCTGGTCGAGCTGCAAGACGCAGCCAAGAGGAAGGTGAGCACCTTCTCAGGAGGGATGAGGAGGAGGCTGGAGCTAGCCTGCGGCCTAATCAACTACCCAAGACTCCTGTTCCTCGACGAGCCGACCCTCGGTCTTGACGTCCAGACTCGCGCGGCCGTCTGGAAGTACATCCGTCAGCTCAAGAAGGACTACAACATGACCCTGTTTGTGACGACCCATTACCTCGAAGAGGCCGATTCCCTCTGCGACAGAATCGCGATCATCGACCATGGACACATTGTCAAGATCGGCACCCCGGACGAGCTCAAGGCTGCGGTCGGGGGGGACGTGATAGTCGTCGGTGTGAGGGAGTCGGAGCCCGACATATCCTCAGACATCGCGAAGATCGGCCTGGTGAAGTCGGTCAGGAAGACGGACAACGAGTACCGTATCAAGGCGGAGGCGGGAGAGGAAGCGTCCCCGCAGATCATTGACGTGATTCGGTCGAAGGGACTGCATGTCTCTAAGATCTCTCTGACGAGGCCAAGCCTGGATGAGGCGTATCTAGAGCTGACGGGTCGCACTTTGAGGGAGGAGGAGACCAACAAGTGGGCGATGATGAACCAGAGGAGGACGATGCGGGTATCGAGGTCGTAG
- a CDS encoding DUF1326 domain-containing protein, whose amino-acid sequence MTKWELKGDYFEACNCELTCPCIFLSPPTGSDCTVLLAWHIDKGKFGDTKLDGLNAALAVYSPGHMQKVKWKAGLYLDSNASKAQAEALGGIYGGKHGGNPAGLAPLIGEILGAKSLPIRYKISGNKRSLNISNVLDLEVEDVMGPNGKVSAIENSPFAEPLVYVAKSRKFTYGDYGMNWEISDKNGFHSPFSWKGS is encoded by the coding sequence TTGACGAAGTGGGAGCTGAAGGGAGATTACTTCGAGGCGTGCAACTGCGAGCTTACCTGCCCATGCATATTCCTCAGCCCTCCGACTGGAAGCGATTGCACGGTCCTTCTGGCGTGGCACATCGACAAGGGGAAGTTCGGTGACACCAAGCTGGACGGGCTGAACGCTGCCTTGGCTGTGTACTCTCCGGGCCATATGCAGAAAGTGAAATGGAAGGCGGGCCTGTATCTTGATTCAAACGCGAGCAAGGCCCAGGCTGAGGCTCTGGGAGGGATATACGGAGGAAAGCACGGAGGAAACCCTGCAGGCCTCGCACCGCTAATAGGCGAGATCCTGGGGGCGAAATCACTCCCAATCAGGTACAAGATTAGTGGCAACAAGCGGAGCCTGAACATATCCAACGTGTTGGACCTCGAGGTCGAAGATGTGATGGGGCCGAACGGCAAGGTCAGCGCGATTGAGAACTCGCCCTTCGCCGAGCCCCTGGTCTACGTAGCGAAGTCGAGGAAATTCACTTACGGCGATTACGGAATGAACTGGGAGATCTCCGACAAGAACGGCTTCCATTCTCCGTTCTCCTGGAAAGGCTCTTAG